The nucleotide sequence TTGTTCTGCCCCGAAAATGTGTGTCACGAATTGTCGTTACTGTTTGCCCCAAATATTTGCCAAAGCGTCAATTACCATGGCACACGAAAGTTACACCACCAAGAACTTAAAGACTTTAGGCTGCATGCAAGATCTAAAAAAAGATGGGAAGATTTGCAGTAAGCGTGCCTGGTGAAAGGCAGAACCTGAAGTGCATCCTCTGAGGAAGCCACATATCAAGGACAACTGGATGATCTCGCTGTGCTGACGTCAATAAgttctttatttttaacatacgTCATTCCAGATTAAGAGTTTGTGATAATGAATTTACAATTAATTAAAACTGTTTTCCTAAAACACATGCTAGCCTTTACTTTTCGTATCAAGATAAAACGGTCTACGATTAACGGGTACATATAGTTAAGCAATTTAAACTTACTTAATTTTCTTAACATATTCccatttttaatattactttaaaacaaagcctttcattaaaaaaaaattttataaatacatttgtaAAAAATCGTCGATTACAATTTTAAGCTTTTGCATAGCAAATAGCTATTTAGATAAGATACGCAGATGATCacaatattattttaagtAACGACTAAACTTATGCTATAATTTCAGCACCAACAAAAGATTTTGAAGCACACTTTTGAGATCAACTTgtaaaaaaacataattttaattaacaGAGATCGGTAAGAAATATCAATacataatattatataaatttatatatacaaaattattGTTATTGTGATCTTAATTGAAGCCACTGTAGAAAACCACTCTCTCTTTCCTGTTGTCGTCGCTGCCTTTCTCTATTTCTTtggaatattttaaagcaCAGATAGAACACAGATACGAAGACAATTCCGAAACGAAGACCAAATGGGAGCAGCCAATCGAATCCGTAGTACCGCAAAGGGAAAACTTCATCTGCATTAAGGCGCATGTGGTTGGCATCTCGATTCCGTAAGACGTACTCTGTCCACCAAACTGCCGTATCCAGAGGACTCATGGGTCGATCCCTAAAGGAATGCGACATTTTCTTGGCCATGAGTGTATATTTAGGGTTTTCCAGCAGCTCCCTAATGTTCTTGGTTAGAATTTCAACATTTAACGCGTTGGCGTCCAAGACCTCGGCCATTCCGCCTTGCTTAACGTACTGCAAAATAATAAACTGGTCAAAAAACACTGGTAGTCCCAGTATCGGAACTCCACTGTCAACCGCCTCCATCACACTCAGTAATCCTCCGTTTGTGATAAAAAGCCGCACATTGGGATGGGCAAGAAGGTGGCGCTGGGGAGCTTTTTTAATCAGATATATGTTTTCTGATTTGTTGGGTATATTGAATAGCTCATTCTTCCAAACAATCCTCTGCTCTAGTTGGGCAAATGATTGCATCAATTGATGCTGCATGTTTTCTGGCAGAAGCTGCACCAAGATATCCATTCCCATCGAAAAGTAGATGACGCCGTGCTCCGCCTCGTCCAAAAATCTCTGCAGTTCCTTATCACATGGTTCCGGGGGTTCACTGAGATGCAGTCCTCCAACCTCTATTATATTCGGAACATTGGCTCGCACTCTGCCCATACTGAAATGGTTGTTGATTAAGATCACCGAAAACCTGCGTCGCAGTTCATTGAACTTCAGGTCAGAGTATCCAAAGATCTTCTTGAAGAGGCGCAGTTGGGCCGGCCGAACGATAAGCCCTTCCAGCAGCTTTTCTTCGGTGATATGGATCCAATTGTAAATCTTGCTCATGAACGAGGGTTCCCATGAATATCCAATCGGGGAGATGGGTTCGTAGATGCTTGGAGCCGGGTTTCCAGCAAGTGCTTCAGTTTTCCAGCTAACAGTTCCCCCGGACAATCCTATCAGAGTGGCGTTGTAGTACTCCACCAGACCATATAGGGCCTCTAGACCAGATGGCTCCATCATGACCAGGTCGAAATGTTCACTCCCATCTCGTAGCATCCGCTGAACAGCATCGTCACTTAGGATATCGTGGGACATGTTGAAAAGCATTGAAACGGCCAACACGCTCTCCATCCATTTGTTACCAAAGAAGTCCAAAAACTGGTCTGACTCTATGATTTCTGCGTTTTTAAatcatttcaaatatttttaatatatctcTTCGATGTAACTACACTTGTTAACTCACCTTGAACGCGTTTGTTAAGCTTGGGAATGCGAATATGTCGAACTCCATCGATATCGGGCGGCATTCCCTCTGGTGTAATCAATGTTACGTTGTGACCTCGTTCAACAAGGGCTCTTGAAAACGATCGTAGAACCAGAAAATGCGAACTAAGGTGGTAGGAAAATATTCCCAGGATGTTAGCTGCCTCTGCCACATCCTGATGAATATCCTGTTGAAGTAACAGGTACAGGATAACCACCAGCCAAGAAAATCCGAGGcgcatttttaaaaatgcagTCCGCTCATGTCGGAGTAAAGTTAACAAATGAGCGCAATCTAATCTAAGGTGACGAGGAAACCAAAAATTTGTCGTTGAATCGGTGAGCATTAACTGAGAACTCAACTGTTTTTAAAGAGAGTACTTATTTCTCTGCAATAAATGCTATTATTAGGTGTCAGCTGTTTTTCTTTACA is from Drosophila suzukii chromosome 3, CBGP_Dsuzu_IsoJpt1.0, whole genome shotgun sequence and encodes:
- the LOC139352909 gene encoding UDP-glycosyltransferase UGT5-like encodes the protein MSKIYNWIHITEEKLLEGLIVRPAQLRLFKKIFGYSDLKFNELRRRFSVILINNHFSMGRVRANVPNIIEVGGLHLSEPPEPCDKELQRFLDEAEHGVIYFSMGMDILVQLLPENMQHQLMQSFAQLEQRIVWKNELFNIPNKSENIYLIKKAPQRHLLAHPNVRLFITNGGLLSVMEAVDSGVPILGLPVFFDQFIILQYVKQGGMAEVLDANALNVEILTKNIRELLENPKYTLMAKKMSHSFRDRPMSPLDTAVWWTEYVLRNRDANHMRLNADEVFPLRYYGFDWLLPFGLRFGIVFVSVFYLCFKIFQRNRERQRRQQERESGFLQWLQLRSQ
- the LOC108007789 gene encoding UDP-glycosyltransferase UGT4; translation: MRLGFSWLVVILYLLLQQDIHQDVAEAANILGIFSYHLSSHFLVLRSFSRALVERGHNVTLITPEGMPPDIDGVRHIRIPKLNKRVQEIIESDQFLDFFGNKWMESVLAVSMLFNMSHDILSDDAVQRMLRDGSEHFDLVMMEPSGLEALYGLVEYYNATLIGLSGGTVSWKTEALAGNPAPSIYEPIS